A genomic region of Stenotrophomonas sp. NA06056 contains the following coding sequences:
- the hemA gene encoding glutamyl-tRNA reductase, producing MTLWVLGLNHQTAPVELRERAAFAGDALPRALGSLRDTPQIAEAVLLSTCNRTELYAVAESAQALDQWLHAQAGDLQGYLYQHADADAVRHLFRVATGLDSMVLGEPQILGQVKDAWSTARDHGLLGQRLDRLFQQTFSVAKRARTDTQVGANPVSVASAAVRLAQNAFARLDDSTVLLVGAGETIELAARHLSEGKVRRLLIANRTLAHAQELASRHGGVALPLTELERHLAEADVVFSATAAREPVIHRAAVANALRARRHKPMLLFDLAVPRDIEADVATLKDAFLYTVDDLERAVEDNRRSRREAAAEAETIIDLQVSRFVETLQANAHQAPLRQLRAFGEATRVELLERARQQLANGKPADEVLELLAHGLTNRLLHPPTAALRAAALSGDADLTRAAERLFPATPGYRHPPVRTDDADPAP from the coding sequence ATGACCCTGTGGGTGCTCGGACTGAATCACCAGACCGCACCGGTGGAACTGCGCGAACGCGCAGCCTTCGCCGGTGACGCGTTGCCGCGCGCGCTCGGTTCGCTGCGCGATACCCCGCAGATCGCCGAGGCGGTGCTGCTGTCCACCTGCAACCGCACCGAGCTGTATGCCGTGGCCGAGTCCGCGCAGGCACTGGACCAGTGGCTGCACGCCCAGGCCGGCGACCTGCAGGGCTATCTGTACCAACACGCCGATGCCGATGCCGTACGCCATCTGTTCCGGGTGGCGACGGGGCTGGATTCGATGGTGCTGGGCGAGCCGCAGATCCTGGGCCAGGTGAAGGATGCCTGGTCGACCGCGCGCGACCATGGCCTGCTCGGCCAGCGCCTGGACCGGCTGTTCCAGCAGACATTCTCGGTGGCCAAGCGCGCACGTACCGATACCCAGGTCGGCGCCAATCCGGTATCGGTGGCTTCAGCAGCGGTGCGTCTGGCGCAGAACGCGTTTGCCCGCCTGGATGATTCCACCGTGCTGCTGGTCGGTGCTGGCGAGACCATCGAACTGGCCGCGCGCCACCTCAGTGAAGGCAAGGTGCGGCGTCTGCTGATCGCCAACCGGACGCTGGCCCATGCGCAGGAACTGGCCAGCCGCCATGGCGGCGTGGCGCTGCCGCTGACCGAGCTGGAGCGCCACCTGGCCGAGGCCGACGTGGTGTTCTCGGCCACCGCCGCCCGTGAACCGGTGATCCACCGTGCCGCGGTGGCCAACGCCCTGCGTGCGCGCCGGCACAAACCAATGCTGCTGTTCGACCTGGCCGTGCCGCGCGACATCGAAGCTGACGTTGCCACGCTCAAGGATGCGTTCCTGTACACCGTGGACGATCTCGAGCGCGCGGTGGAAGACAACCGCCGCAGCCGCCGCGAGGCCGCCGCCGAAGCCGAGACGATCATTGACCTGCAGGTCTCGCGCTTCGTCGAAACGCTGCAGGCCAATGCCCACCAGGCACCACTGCGACAGCTGCGCGCCTTCGGCGAGGCCACCCGGGTCGAACTGCTGGAACGCGCGCGACAGCAACTGGCCAACGGCAAGCCCGCCGACGAAGTGCTGGAACTGCTTGCCCACGGCTTGACCAACCGCCTGCTGCACCCGCCGACCGCCGCCCTGCGTGCGGCCGCGCTCAGCGGCGATGCCGACCTGACCCGCGCCGCCGAGCGCCTGTTCCCGGCCACGCCGGGTTACCGCCACCCACCTGTGAGAACCGATGACGCCGACCCTGCGCCGTAA
- the prfA gene encoding peptide chain release factor 1, with protein MTPTLRRKLEALAERREELERLLAEPEVVANNARFRDLSREFSQLEPIATALADEARAKADLAAAESMRADPDLRELADEEIADAQARLQELEQELALLLVPRDPRDEGNLFLEVRAGTGGDEAAIFAGDLFRMYARYAERQGWKVEIESDNPGEHGGYKEVVARVVGRGAFSRLKFESGTHRVQRVPATESQGRIHTSAATVAIIPEADEVDEIVINPADLKVDTFRSSGAGGQHVNKTESAIRITHVPSGVVVECQTERSQHANRDKAMKRLKAQLLDAERQRHDAAQAESRRLQVGSGDRSQRIRTYNFPQGRITDHRVEGLTLYDLPNVLAGDLDPLLQRLSHEHQVDALAQLSAG; from the coding sequence ATGACGCCGACCCTGCGCCGTAAGTTGGAAGCGCTGGCCGAGCGCCGCGAAGAACTGGAACGTCTGCTCGCCGAACCGGAGGTGGTCGCCAACAACGCGCGCTTCCGCGATCTTTCGCGCGAGTTTTCCCAGCTCGAACCGATCGCCACCGCACTGGCCGATGAAGCACGCGCCAAGGCCGACCTGGCAGCGGCCGAAAGCATGCGTGCCGACCCGGACCTGCGCGAGCTGGCCGACGAGGAGATCGCCGACGCACAGGCCCGCCTGCAGGAACTGGAGCAGGAACTGGCGCTGCTGCTGGTGCCCCGCGACCCGCGCGATGAAGGCAACCTGTTCCTGGAAGTGCGCGCCGGCACTGGCGGCGACGAGGCGGCGATCTTCGCCGGCGACCTGTTCCGCATGTACGCCCGCTACGCCGAGCGACAGGGCTGGAAGGTCGAGATCGAATCGGACAATCCCGGTGAACATGGCGGCTACAAGGAAGTGGTGGCGCGCGTGGTCGGCCGAGGCGCGTTCTCGCGCCTGAAATTCGAATCGGGCACGCACCGCGTGCAGCGTGTGCCGGCCACCGAATCGCAGGGCCGCATCCACACCTCGGCGGCAACCGTGGCGATCATTCCGGAAGCAGACGAAGTCGACGAGATCGTCATCAACCCGGCCGACCTGAAGGTTGATACGTTCCGGTCATCCGGCGCCGGTGGCCAGCACGTCAACAAGACCGAATCGGCGATCCGCATCACCCATGTGCCCAGTGGCGTAGTGGTCGAATGCCAGACCGAGCGCAGCCAGCACGCCAACCGCGACAAGGCGATGAAGCGGCTGAAGGCACAGCTGCTCGATGCCGAGCGCCAGCGCCACGACGCGGCGCAGGCTGAATCACGGCGCCTGCAGGTCGGCAGCGGTGACCGCAGCCAGCGCATCCGCACCTACAACTTCCCGCAGGGCCGGATCACCGACCACCGCGTGGAAGGGCTGACCCTGTATGACCTGCCCAACGTCCTGGCCGGCGATCTGGACCCACTGCTGCAGCGTCTGAGCCACGAACACCAGGTCGACGCCCTGGCCCAGCTTTCGGCGGGCTGA